The following coding sequences are from one Nitrospirota bacterium window:
- a CDS encoding glucose-6-phosphate dehydrogenase, with protein MDSQAFQTGTLRDPSTIVVFGADGDLTQRKLIPALYNLLVGRHLPEDFALVGMAITPMSSEEFREKLGRTIKDHIAGPLDPLVWEQFIRRVYYVTGDFLDSLAYRRLHEFLDEVNERHRTGGNFLFYLATAPQFFSEIVRQLGMRGLTDQREAAWRRVIIEKPFGSNLASAKALNHELSRVLQENQIYRIDHYLGKETVQNILVFRFSNGIFEPVWNRRYIDHVQVTVAETVGVEHRGRYYDAAGALRDMVPNHLLQLVSLIAMEPPNSFDADAVRDEKAKVLRAILPFEPLDVLRSVVAGQYTEGAVAGQPVAAYRTEPYVRPDSDTETFVAMKLLIDSWRWADVPFYLRTGKRLPTRATEIIIQFKRAPFMLFRQTPTEHLAPNLLVIRIQPDEGISLRFDAKIPGPAVRVGMVDMDFQYAKYFGDAPSTGYETLLHDCLAGDATLFQRADNVETGWGVVEPILNVWQGLPPKGVPLYQAGSWGPVEAADLLARDGRQWRNRM; from the coding sequence ATGGATTCACAGGCCTTCCAGACGGGAACGCTGCGGGACCCCAGCACCATTGTGGTGTTCGGGGCTGACGGCGACCTGACCCAGCGGAAACTGATTCCCGCTCTCTACAACCTGCTGGTCGGCCGCCATCTGCCGGAGGACTTCGCCCTCGTGGGGATGGCTATTACGCCGATGTCGTCGGAGGAGTTCCGGGAGAAGCTGGGCCGGACGATCAAGGATCATATCGCCGGTCCGCTGGACCCGCTGGTGTGGGAGCAGTTCATCCGGCGGGTCTACTACGTGACGGGGGACTTCCTCGATTCCCTGGCCTATCGGCGGCTGCATGAGTTCCTGGACGAAGTGAACGAGCGGCATCGGACCGGCGGCAACTTCCTGTTTTACCTGGCCACGGCCCCGCAGTTTTTCTCCGAGATCGTCCGTCAGCTGGGGATGCGCGGGCTGACGGACCAGCGGGAGGCCGCGTGGCGGCGCGTGATCATCGAAAAGCCGTTCGGCTCGAACCTGGCGTCGGCGAAGGCGCTGAACCACGAGCTGTCCCGTGTGCTGCAGGAAAACCAGATCTATCGGATCGACCATTACCTGGGGAAGGAAACGGTCCAGAATATCCTGGTCTTCCGGTTTTCCAACGGCATCTTCGAGCCGGTCTGGAACCGGCGGTATATCGACCATGTGCAGGTGACGGTGGCGGAAACCGTCGGAGTGGAGCACCGCGGGCGATACTACGACGCGGCCGGGGCGCTGCGGGACATGGTGCCGAACCATTTGCTGCAACTGGTGTCCTTGATTGCGATGGAGCCGCCGAACTCCTTCGACGCGGATGCGGTGCGGGATGAGAAGGCCAAGGTCCTGCGGGCGATCCTCCCGTTCGAGCCGCTCGATGTGCTCCGCTCCGTCGTGGCCGGGCAGTATACGGAGGGGGCGGTGGCGGGGCAGCCGGTGGCGGCCTACCGGACGGAACCCTACGTGAGGCCGGACTCCGACACGGAAACCTTCGTGGCCATGAAACTGTTGATCGACAGCTGGCGGTGGGCGGATGTCCCCTTCTATCTGCGCACCGGCAAGCGTCTGCCCACGCGCGCGACCGAGATCATCATCCAGTTCAAGCGGGCCCCCTTCATGCTGTTCCGGCAGACGCCGACGGAGCACCTGGCGCCGAATCTGCTCGTCATCCGCATCCAGCCGGACGAAGGGATCTCGCTGCGCTTCGACGCCAAAATTCCAGGCCCCGCCGTGCGGGTCGGCATGGTGGACATGGATTTCCAGTATGCCAAATATTTCGGCGATGCCCCCAGCACCGGCTATGAGACGCTGCTGCACGATTGTCTGGCCGGCGATGCCACGCTCTTTCAGCGGGCCGACAACGTGGAAACCGGGTGGGGAGTCGTGGAGCCGATCCTCAATGTGTGGCAGGGGCTGCCCCCCAAGGGAGTTCCCCTCTACCAGGCCGGGAGCTGGGGACCGGTCGAGGCCGCCGACTTGCTCGCGCGCGACGGGCGACAATGGAGAAATCGGATGTGA
- a CDS encoding glycosyltransferase: MTVSTTLLSPETDTKVQEIGETDVLVGIPSFNNAGTIGHVVRAVSAGLAKYFPASRVVLVNSDGGSSDGTPEAVARAGVDFGAMLISECQSPLYKIITPYQGIPGKGSAFRTIFEIARRLKAKACAVVDSDLRSITPEWIELLVRPVLKEGYDYVAPYYLRHKYDGTITNSIVYPLTRALYGQRIRQPIGGDFGFSGRLAEHYLDQHVWESDVAQFGIDIWMTTEAIASGARVCQSFLGAKIHNPKDPAADLAAMLVQVMGALFALMEEHQEVWAKPNGSSPVRLYGFQYEVGVEPVNVNVERMVENFRQGLADLEPIWKQMLAPDTLDALLPLKACPAETFRIPDDLWARLVYDVAVSYHRRVMPHEHVLKALTPLYLGRTATFVLETQGLTSAEAEGRIETLCQAFEQRKPYLMDRWKRDNG, encoded by the coding sequence ATGACCGTCTCGACGACGCTCTTGTCCCCGGAAACCGACACCAAGGTGCAAGAGATCGGCGAGACCGACGTGCTGGTCGGCATCCCCAGTTTTAACAACGCCGGCACGATCGGCCACGTGGTGCGGGCCGTCAGCGCCGGACTGGCCAAGTATTTCCCTGCTTCGCGCGTGGTCCTGGTCAATTCGGACGGGGGCTCGTCGGACGGCACTCCCGAGGCGGTCGCCCGCGCGGGCGTGGACTTCGGCGCCATGCTCATCAGCGAGTGCCAGAGTCCCCTGTACAAGATCATCACGCCCTACCAGGGGATTCCGGGGAAGGGCAGCGCATTCCGGACCATTTTTGAAATCGCGCGGCGGTTGAAGGCCAAGGCCTGCGCGGTGGTGGACTCGGATCTGCGCAGTATCACGCCCGAATGGATCGAGTTGCTGGTCCGGCCCGTGCTGAAGGAAGGCTATGATTACGTGGCTCCCTATTACCTCCGTCACAAGTACGACGGGACCATCACCAACAGCATCGTCTATCCGCTGACCAGGGCTCTGTACGGGCAGCGCATCCGCCAGCCGATCGGGGGCGATTTCGGCTTCTCGGGGCGGCTGGCCGAGCACTACCTGGACCAGCATGTCTGGGAATCGGACGTCGCGCAGTTCGGCATCGACATCTGGATGACGACGGAGGCGATCGCCAGCGGCGCGCGGGTCTGCCAGAGTTTCCTGGGCGCCAAGATCCACAACCCCAAGGATCCGGCCGCGGACCTGGCCGCGATGCTGGTGCAGGTCATGGGGGCCTTGTTTGCCCTCATGGAAGAGCATCAGGAGGTCTGGGCCAAACCGAACGGATCGAGTCCGGTCAGGCTGTACGGCTTTCAGTATGAGGTAGGCGTGGAGCCCGTGAACGTCAACGTGGAGCGGATGGTCGAGAATTTCCGGCAGGGGCTGGCCGATCTGGAGCCGATCTGGAAACAGATGCTCGCGCCTGACACCCTGGACGCACTCCTGCCGCTGAAGGCCTGCCCGGCGGAGACGTTCCGCATTCCGGACGATCTGTGGGCGCGGCTGGTCTACGATGTGGCCGTTTCCTATCACCGTCGGGTCATGCCGCACGAACATGTGCTCAAGGCTCTGACCCCGCTCTACCTGGGCCGCACGGCGACCTTCGTGTTGGAGACCCAGGGGTTGACGTCCGCCGAAGCCGAAGGCCGGATCGAGACGCTCTGCCAGGCCTTCGAGCAGCGCAAACCCTATCTGATGGACCGGTGGAAAAGGGATAACGGATGA
- the priA gene encoding primosomal protein N', which translates to MPYAYDCVSQALHVTNRLVTQSPAAMSPAPAFADVLVPRHLRRAFTYRIPAPLRQHLAVGSRVLVPFGPSTIQGVVIALAVAPPPSFSKPAAVERLKEIIALADDAEASVAPPDLLELTRLVADQYLAPWGQCLRLALPPPVPSIKPPPYYRITDAGKAADGSSSAKLSAQARELLARLMATPRRKGLTLATLSRGMEGPLTRTLTDLKRRGLLLEECAEAAAPRQPRSTARRAHRMHSLFQAEPDQSCSTLRLPPVLPFWQERLHEALQSGGGRALLLHAPWTDRIAGYLCAAEEALGRHRTVLIISPDSTRASAIAGAARARWGEQVELLHSGLSPSAREAAWRKIHAGSVAVVVGTRSAIFAPLASLGLICVDQEDDQSLKEEQEPRYQARDVAKLRAGQHGALLLLGSAHPSLETWQAMADGAKSERMLSLSAEQLPLAKLPPIYVIDLRQTPYGTVLSQSVLDGIKAAVDAKAGAVLFLNRKGFASALLCRDCGNAPRCPHCSVSLTYYRQSATLACRYCGTATPPPDTCPTCQGARLEPVGSGTERLEEMLRRLLPQASIARLDRDQAKTQAQADRLRAEAAAGKWDILIGTQMLLQGLPLPRVGFVGIANADAGLHAADFRAAERTYHALLDATALAKPADEGGRVLIQTSLPSHHAITAVVQHNPALFYEQELLSRQALGYPPFTHLISLQVSGTQAGAVKQAATHWAKLLHHAIPTISKPAPGDPEPVTILGPVPAQHAQLRGRHRYQLLVKAVSAEQARHTVKATLDAMERTRGKSGLRFDADVDPLEMT; encoded by the coding sequence ATGCCGTATGCTTACGATTGTGTTTCCCAAGCCCTTCACGTCACGAACCGTCTCGTGACCCAATCCCCTGCAGCCATGAGTCCGGCTCCGGCTTTTGCGGATGTGCTGGTTCCCCGGCACCTGCGCCGGGCTTTCACCTATCGCATTCCCGCCCCGCTCCGCCAACACCTTGCGGTCGGCAGCCGAGTCCTGGTGCCATTCGGTCCCAGCACCATCCAGGGTGTGGTGATCGCCCTGGCGGTGGCACCGCCTCCCTCCTTCTCCAAGCCGGCCGCGGTCGAGCGCCTGAAGGAAATCATCGCGCTTGCGGACGACGCAGAGGCAAGCGTGGCGCCGCCGGACCTCCTGGAACTGACCCGCCTCGTGGCAGACCAGTACCTCGCTCCTTGGGGCCAGTGCCTCCGGTTGGCCCTGCCGCCCCCCGTGCCATCCATCAAGCCTCCGCCGTACTACCGCATCACCGATGCAGGCAAGGCGGCGGACGGATCGTCATCCGCCAAGCTCTCGGCCCAGGCGCGCGAGCTGCTCGCGCGCCTGATGGCGACGCCCAGACGCAAGGGCCTGACGCTGGCCACGCTCAGCCGAGGCATGGAAGGGCCGCTGACCCGCACCCTCACGGACCTGAAGCGCCGGGGATTGTTGTTGGAGGAATGCGCGGAAGCCGCTGCCCCCCGTCAGCCCCGATCGACCGCCCGGCGAGCACACCGCATGCACAGCCTGTTTCAGGCAGAGCCGGACCAGTCTTGCAGCACCCTCCGTCTTCCTCCTGTCCTGCCATTCTGGCAAGAGCGGCTGCACGAGGCGCTGCAAAGCGGAGGCGGCCGGGCGTTGCTCCTGCACGCACCCTGGACCGATCGCATTGCCGGTTACCTCTGCGCCGCCGAGGAGGCGCTCGGCCGGCACCGCACCGTCCTCATCATTTCCCCGGACTCAACGCGCGCCTCGGCCATCGCCGGCGCCGCGCGGGCCAGATGGGGCGAGCAGGTGGAGTTGCTGCACAGCGGCCTGTCTCCGTCGGCGCGCGAGGCGGCCTGGCGCAAAATCCATGCAGGAAGCGTGGCCGTGGTGGTGGGAACCAGGTCCGCCATCTTTGCGCCCCTCGCCTCCCTCGGCCTCATCTGCGTCGACCAGGAGGACGATCAGTCCCTGAAGGAAGAACAAGAGCCCCGCTACCAGGCACGCGACGTAGCCAAGCTCCGCGCAGGTCAGCACGGCGCCCTGCTGCTGCTCGGCTCGGCCCATCCTTCGCTGGAAACCTGGCAGGCGATGGCAGACGGCGCGAAGAGCGAACGGATGTTATCGTTGTCCGCCGAGCAACTGCCCTTGGCCAAGCTCCCCCCCATCTACGTGATCGACTTGCGCCAGACTCCCTATGGGACGGTCCTCTCTCAATCCGTGCTGGACGGCATCAAAGCGGCGGTGGACGCCAAGGCCGGAGCGGTCTTGTTTTTAAACCGCAAAGGATTTGCCTCCGCGCTGCTCTGCCGGGACTGCGGCAACGCCCCACGCTGTCCGCACTGTTCCGTGTCGCTGACCTACTACCGCCAATCCGCCACCCTGGCCTGCCGCTACTGCGGCACCGCGACGCCGCCGCCCGACACCTGCCCGACCTGCCAAGGCGCCAGACTGGAACCGGTGGGGTCAGGCACGGAACGATTGGAGGAGATGCTGCGGCGCCTCTTGCCCCAAGCGAGCATTGCCAGGCTCGACCGCGACCAGGCCAAGACACAGGCCCAAGCGGACCGGCTGCGGGCGGAAGCGGCGGCGGGCAAATGGGACATCCTCATCGGCACACAGATGCTGCTGCAAGGCCTCCCTCTGCCACGGGTGGGCTTCGTCGGCATCGCCAATGCGGATGCGGGACTCCACGCGGCGGACTTCCGCGCCGCCGAGCGCACCTACCACGCCTTGCTGGACGCAACGGCCTTGGCCAAGCCGGCAGACGAAGGCGGCAGGGTGCTGATCCAAACGTCGCTGCCGAGCCACCATGCCATCACCGCCGTGGTCCAGCACAACCCGGCACTCTTCTATGAGCAAGAGTTGCTCTCGCGACAGGCCCTCGGCTATCCGCCGTTCACCCATTTGATCAGCTTGCAGGTATCCGGCACACAAGCTGGAGCCGTCAAACAGGCGGCGACGCACTGGGCCAAGCTGCTCCACCATGCGATTCCGACGATCTCGAAACCGGCACCGGGCGATCCCGAGCCGGTGACGATTCTCGGCCCGGTCCCGGCCCAGCATGCACAACTCCGCGGACGACACCGGTACCAGCTTCTGGTCAAAGCGGTCAGCGCGGAGCAAGCCCGCCACACGGTGAAGGCCACGCTGGACGCAATGGAGCGCACAAGGGGGAAGAGCGGATTACGGTTCGACGCGGATGTGGACCCGCTGGAGATGACGTAA
- a CDS encoding HAD-IIB family hydrolase, giving the protein MTRMVVFTDLDGSLLDAATYSFEAAREALAALRDRNVPLVLASSKTKAEMDVIRSRLGHTHPFVVENGGGVFIPAGLFHVPIPNATPRRGCQVVELGTAYAGLRRRLKEIAQVLGFEVRGFGDMSVAEVAERAGLDLSEAAAAKQREYDEPFVFDGPAERIEEFRRQAETRGLRCVKGGRFHHLMGRNDKGSACRLLIDCYRRQFKDDQGSLITVAIGDSLNDLPMLAVVDRPVLVQKPDGSYEPDIRLPNLTLAPGIGPVGWNAAVLQLINRLNGGQEIVRGPRQPGP; this is encoded by the coding sequence ATGACGCGCATGGTGGTGTTTACCGACCTGGACGGGAGCCTCCTGGATGCGGCCACCTACTCCTTCGAGGCGGCCAGGGAGGCGCTGGCCGCCTTGCGCGACCGGAACGTTCCCTTGGTCCTGGCGTCCAGCAAGACGAAAGCCGAGATGGATGTGATCCGATCCCGCTTGGGCCATACCCATCCGTTCGTCGTCGAAAACGGCGGCGGAGTTTTCATTCCCGCCGGCCTCTTCCATGTTCCGATTCCCAATGCCACGCCCCGCAGGGGTTGCCAGGTCGTCGAGCTGGGAACGGCATACGCAGGGTTGCGCCGCAGATTGAAAGAGATTGCACAGGTGTTAGGGTTCGAAGTTCGCGGCTTCGGAGACATGTCGGTCGCGGAGGTTGCGGAGCGAGCAGGCCTCGACCTGTCAGAGGCGGCCGCCGCGAAGCAGCGCGAATATGACGAGCCATTCGTGTTCGACGGTCCGGCCGAACGTATCGAGGAATTCCGCCGTCAGGCCGAAACGCGGGGGCTGCGATGCGTCAAGGGAGGGCGCTTCCATCATCTGATGGGGCGGAACGACAAGGGATCCGCCTGCCGGCTGCTCATCGACTGTTACCGCCGCCAATTCAAGGACGATCAGGGGAGCCTCATCACCGTCGCCATCGGTGACAGCCTGAACGATTTGCCCATGCTGGCTGTGGTGGACCGGCCTGTGCTCGTGCAGAAGCCCGATGGCTCGTATGAGCCGGACATCCGGCTCCCCAACCTGACCCTTGCCCCTGGCATCGGCCCGGTAGGCTGGAATGCCGCCGTCCTCCAACTCATAAATCGGCTGAACGGCGGACAGGAGATCGTCCGCGGCCCCAGGCAGCCCGGTCCGTGA
- a CDS encoding glycosyl transferase gives MSDFHQNGVVAVLHRLGQPNLEQLEAELQRHATANPVALVLPSLYAELERPALKGIVEILKDVRYLNEIVISLDKASALEFRFARDYFSVLPQRVRLIWNDGPRIQGILKLLASQAIDVGLPGKGRGCWTAFGYVLARHQSKAIVLHDCDILSYSREYLARLCYPIANPNMGYEFCKGYYSRVTDRLHGRVTRLYITPLLRSLQRLVGPQPLLTFLDSFRYPLSGEFAMVRDLAWINRIPGDWGLEVGVLAEVYRNCALRRICQVDIADTYEHKHQALSGDDPDAGLLKMCIDITKSLFRNLASEGMVLSDGTLKTLRATYLQAAQEAISRYENDAAINCLKFDRHEERAAVEVFLKGMKLATEAFLDDPLGVPMISNWSRVTAAVPDIFGRLIEAVEDDHEWDPVGVSEQARA, from the coding sequence ATGTCCGACTTCCATCAGAACGGCGTCGTGGCGGTGTTGCACCGTCTCGGACAACCGAACCTGGAGCAGCTCGAAGCGGAACTGCAACGGCACGCGACGGCCAACCCGGTCGCGCTGGTGCTGCCGTCGCTCTATGCGGAGCTGGAGCGTCCGGCGCTCAAGGGGATTGTCGAGATATTGAAGGACGTCCGCTACCTGAACGAGATCGTGATCTCGCTCGACAAGGCCTCGGCCTTGGAATTCCGCTTCGCGAGAGACTACTTTTCGGTCCTTCCGCAGCGTGTCCGATTGATCTGGAACGACGGGCCGCGCATTCAAGGTATCTTGAAGCTCCTGGCCTCGCAGGCTATCGACGTCGGGCTGCCGGGCAAGGGGCGGGGTTGCTGGACGGCGTTCGGGTACGTCCTCGCCCGCCATCAGAGCAAGGCCATCGTCCTGCACGATTGCGACATCCTCAGCTATTCACGCGAATATCTGGCCCGGTTGTGTTACCCCATCGCGAACCCGAACATGGGCTACGAATTTTGCAAGGGCTACTACAGCCGCGTGACGGACCGCCTCCACGGCCGGGTGACGCGCCTGTACATCACGCCCCTCCTCCGCAGCCTGCAACGGCTGGTCGGCCCGCAGCCTCTGTTGACCTTTCTGGACAGCTTCCGGTACCCGCTGTCCGGTGAGTTTGCGATGGTGCGAGACCTCGCCTGGATCAATCGGATTCCCGGTGACTGGGGGCTGGAAGTCGGCGTGTTGGCCGAGGTGTACCGCAATTGCGCGTTGCGCCGGATCTGCCAGGTCGATATTGCCGACACCTACGAGCACAAGCATCAGGCCCTGTCGGGGGATGACCCGGACGCCGGTCTGCTGAAGATGTGCATCGACATCACCAAGTCGCTGTTCCGGAACCTGGCCAGCGAAGGCATGGTGCTGTCGGACGGGACGCTGAAGACGCTTCGCGCCACCTATCTGCAAGCCGCCCAGGAAGCCATCAGCCGGTATGAAAATGACGCCGCCATCAACTGTCTGAAATTCGACCGGCACGAGGAACGGGCCGCCGTGGAGGTGTTTCTGAAAGGCATGAAGCTGGCCACGGAGGCGTTTCTCGACGATCCGCTGGGCGTGCCGATGATCTCGAACTGGAGTCGCGTGACCGCCGCGGTGCCCGATATTTTCGGCCGTCTCATCGAGGCGGTCGAAGACGACCATGAATGGGACCCCGTGGGCGTCAGTGAACAGGCCCGCGCATGA
- a CDS encoding YaeQ family protein, whose amino-acid sequence MAIKATVYHWQVTLSDVDRGVYEALDLRLARQPSESMRYLLTRAIAYCLCYEEGIGFSKEGIASTDEPPLAVRDDSGTIRTWIEIGAPSAERLHKASKAAVRVALFTHVELSNLWREARTRPIYNVEEIEVWRLAPDFLDALDAKVDRNTKFELVHSHGELYVTVGGETLQGAIGRHKLVPPQA is encoded by the coding sequence ATGGCCATCAAGGCCACCGTCTATCATTGGCAGGTGACCCTGTCCGACGTGGATCGCGGGGTCTATGAGGCGCTAGACTTGCGCCTGGCCCGCCAGCCCTCGGAGAGCATGCGCTATCTGCTCACCAGGGCGATCGCCTACTGTCTCTGTTACGAGGAGGGGATTGGGTTCAGCAAGGAGGGCATTGCCTCGACCGACGAGCCGCCCCTGGCCGTTCGCGACGATTCGGGGACGATCCGCACCTGGATCGAGATCGGGGCCCCTTCGGCCGAGCGTTTGCACAAGGCTAGCAAAGCCGCGGTCCGTGTGGCCCTGTTCACCCACGTTGAACTCTCAAACTTGTGGCGCGAGGCGCGAACCAGGCCCATCTACAACGTCGAGGAGATCGAAGTGTGGCGGCTCGCGCCCGACTTTCTCGATGCGCTCGACGCCAAGGTGGATCGCAATACCAAGTTCGAACTCGTCCATAGCCACGGGGAACTCTACGTGACCGTCGGAGGCGAAACGCTGCAAGGCGCGATCGGCCGCCACAAGCTGGTGCCGCCCCAAGCGTAA
- a CDS encoding TlpA family protein disulfide reductase — protein sequence MRRKTQLIVLSLVVAGLSVLFLVGQTVEAAAEPAASAAPRFDLVTLAGEAYSKESLKGRSALLVFWAPWCPVCRKELPILGQFYQQERPVSLQVVAIGFSDMRGNVEAYVKSHPETFVFPTAFDEDNWISQAFKVTATPTFVLLDSNGNIQLVHRGGGINQNPKYREFLAGLKR from the coding sequence ATGCGACGCAAGACACAGTTGATCGTGCTGTCGCTTGTCGTGGCTGGCCTGAGCGTCCTCTTTCTGGTTGGGCAGACGGTGGAGGCTGCGGCTGAACCCGCAGCCTCCGCTGCGCCCCGGTTTGATCTCGTCACGTTGGCCGGAGAAGCCTACAGCAAGGAGTCTCTCAAGGGGCGCTCAGCGCTGCTGGTATTCTGGGCTCCCTGGTGTCCGGTCTGCCGGAAGGAATTGCCGATCCTGGGCCAGTTCTATCAGCAGGAGAGGCCGGTATCACTTCAGGTCGTCGCCATTGGGTTTTCCGATATGCGGGGAAACGTGGAAGCCTATGTGAAGTCCCATCCTGAGACGTTCGTGTTTCCAACTGCCTTTGATGAGGACAATTGGATATCCCAGGCATTCAAGGTGACTGCCACGCCGACGTTCGTCCTGCTGGACTCAAATGGGAATATTCAGTTGGTCCACCGTGGCGGCGGGATCAATCAAAACCCCAAGTATCGGGAGTTCTTGGCGGGACTGAAACGCTAG
- a CDS encoding cation:proton antiporter, protein MEVGHGYASPCMDAITGDGMDAAGSWIIVPYRAVLVKPPANGIRAPRGWQPGRPSFDIGCLAHPASVWCGLHMELQSFLLSLIIVYASARLLGEMADRLGQPAVLGELLAGVLVGGSLLGWVEATEPLTLLGDIGVMLLLFEIGLESDLQSFLRVGKTAALVATIGVAAPFTLGYLLGLALHLSHLQAVFIGATLTATSIAISARTLSELGWLKTAEGQIILGAAVIDDILGLIVLSVVIGLATSGTVSWLAAGWTAGLAVFLLASAILVGTRYAHRISRLLSLMRARGSLIVAAVTFALALGYLAGLLHIAPLLGAFAAGLVLARTEHQAHIEEAIKPVANVFVPIFFVLVGMAVDLRLLNPMQPENWPVLLLAGGLLVVAVAGKLASGLGVAGVKADRWMVGIGMLPRGEVGLIFAGTGLSRQIIGEGEYGAILLVVACTTFLAPVLLKWRCRHAGG, encoded by the coding sequence ATGGAAGTCGGACATGGATACGCCTCGCCGTGTATGGATGCGATCACAGGCGACGGTATGGACGCGGCAGGCAGTTGGATTATTGTCCCCTATCGCGCGGTGTTGGTCAAGCCTCCCGCCAACGGCATCCGCGCACCGCGCGGATGGCAACCGGGCCGCCCGTCATTCGACATCGGTTGCCTTGCACATCCGGCTTCAGTATGGTGTGGCCTGCACATGGAACTTCAGAGTTTCCTCCTCAGCCTCATCATCGTCTACGCTTCGGCCCGCCTCCTGGGCGAGATGGCCGATCGGCTCGGACAGCCGGCCGTGTTGGGCGAGTTGCTCGCCGGCGTCCTGGTCGGCGGAAGTCTCCTGGGCTGGGTCGAAGCCACCGAACCTCTGACCCTGCTCGGCGACATCGGCGTCATGCTGCTGCTCTTCGAGATCGGGTTGGAGTCGGACCTGCAGTCGTTTCTGCGCGTCGGCAAAACCGCCGCGCTGGTGGCGACGATCGGCGTGGCCGCTCCGTTTACGTTGGGGTATTTGCTCGGGTTGGCGTTGCACCTGAGCCACTTGCAGGCGGTCTTCATCGGCGCGACCCTCACCGCGACCAGCATCGCCATCTCGGCCCGCACACTGTCCGAACTGGGCTGGCTGAAGACGGCCGAAGGGCAGATCATTCTGGGGGCGGCGGTCATCGACGACATTCTGGGCCTGATCGTCCTCTCGGTGGTGATCGGCCTGGCCACATCCGGCACCGTGTCCTGGCTGGCAGCCGGGTGGACGGCCGGGCTGGCCGTCTTCCTGCTCGCGTCGGCCATTCTGGTCGGCACCCGCTATGCCCATCGGATCAGCCGACTGCTGAGCCTGATGAGGGCGCGCGGCAGCCTGATCGTGGCCGCCGTAACCTTCGCCCTGGCGCTGGGCTACCTGGCGGGACTGCTCCACATCGCGCCGCTGCTTGGCGCCTTCGCGGCCGGGCTGGTGCTCGCCCGAACGGAGCATCAGGCGCACATCGAGGAGGCGATCAAGCCGGTGGCCAACGTCTTCGTGCCGATCTTTTTCGTCCTGGTCGGGATGGCCGTGGACCTGCGGCTCTTGAATCCGATGCAGCCAGAGAACTGGCCGGTCTTGCTTCTGGCCGGCGGGTTGCTTGTTGTTGCGGTGGCCGGAAAGCTCGCGTCCGGTTTAGGAGTCGCGGGGGTGAAGGCCGACCGATGGATGGTGGGGATCGGGATGTTGCCGCGCGGAGAAGTGGGGTTGATCTTTGCGGGAACCGGCCTGTCTCGGCAGATCATCGGAGAGGGCGAGTATGGGGCGATCCTGCTGGTCGTGGCGTGCACCACCTTCCTGGCCCCTGTCCTGCTCAAGTGGCGCTGCCGCCACGCAGGCGGTTAA
- a CDS encoding dienelactone hydrolase family protein, whose protein sequence is MIITDTESADIPTPTGPMRTYLFRPVAEGRYPGLVLYSEIFQVTGPIRRAAAMLASHGFVVAVPEIYHELEPAGTVLAYDEAGAARGNRHKTTKELSSYDGDARAALDYLKSSPHCTGRLGVMGICIGGHLAFRAAMQPDVLASACFYATDIHKRGLGKGMHDDSLDRIGEITGELLMIWGRQDPHIPREGRALIYKALSDAGAHFQWHEFNAAHAFLRDEGPRYDPAAARICYDMALELFKRRLGEGDRRAAATSTETKH, encoded by the coding sequence ATGATTATTACCGACACGGAATCGGCTGATATCCCCACTCCGACCGGGCCTATGCGCACGTACCTCTTTCGGCCGGTGGCCGAGGGGCGCTATCCGGGCCTGGTCCTCTACTCGGAGATCTTCCAGGTGACCGGGCCCATCCGGCGCGCCGCGGCGATGCTGGCAAGCCACGGATTCGTGGTGGCGGTGCCGGAGATTTACCACGAGTTGGAGCCGGCCGGTACTGTGCTGGCCTATGACGAGGCAGGCGCTGCGCGCGGCAACCGACACAAGACCACTAAGGAACTGTCGAGCTACGACGGCGATGCGCGCGCGGCGCTGGACTATCTGAAGTCCTCCCCGCATTGCACGGGCAGGCTGGGCGTGATGGGGATTTGCATCGGGGGGCATCTGGCCTTTCGCGCCGCGATGCAGCCGGATGTGCTGGCTTCCGCCTGTTTCTATGCGACCGACATCCACAAACGCGGTTTGGGCAAGGGCATGCACGATGACAGCCTGGACCGGATCGGAGAGATCACGGGCGAGCTGCTGATGATCTGGGGCAGGCAGGACCCGCATATTCCCCGCGAGGGGCGGGCGCTCATCTACAAGGCCCTGAGTGACGCGGGCGCACACTTCCAGTGGCACGAGTTCAACGCCGCCCATGCGTTCCTGCGTGACGAAGGCCCCCGCTACGATCCGGCCGCAGCCCGGATTTGTTACGACATGGCACTGGAGCTGTTCAAACGTCGGTTGGGAGAAGGCGATCGGCGCGCGGCGGCCACTTCGACTGAGACCAAGCACTAA